In one window of Nomascus leucogenys isolate Asia chromosome 1a, Asia_NLE_v1, whole genome shotgun sequence DNA:
- the LOC100586354 gene encoding L-lactate dehydrogenase A chain-like: MATLKDQLIHNLLKEEQSPQNKITVVGVGAVGMTCAISILMKDLADELDLVDVIEDKLKGEMMDIQHGSLFLRTPKIVSGKDYNVTANSKLVIITAETHQQEGESRLNLVQHNVNIFKFIILNVKYSPNCKLLIVSNPVDILTYVAWKISGFPKKRVIGSGCNLDSARFRYLMGERLGVHPLSCHGWILGEHGDSSVPVWSGMNVAGVSLKTPHPDLETDKDKEQWKEVHKQVVESAYEEIKLKGYTSWAIGLSVADLAESIMKDLRQVYPVFTMIKGLYGIKDDVFLRVPCILGQNGISDLVKVTLTPEEEACLKKSADTLWGIQKELQF; encoded by the coding sequence ATGGCAACTCTCAAGGATCAGCTGATTCATAATCTTCTAAAGGAAGAACAGAGCCCCCAGAATAAGATTACAGTTGTTGGGGTTGGTGCTGTTGGCATGACCTGTGCCATCAGTATCTTAATGAAGGACTTGGCAGATGAACTTGATCTTGTTGATGTCATCGAAGACAAATTGAAGGGAGAGATGATGGATATCCAACATGGCAGCCTTTTCCTTAGAACACCAAAGATTGTCTCTGGCAAAGACTATAATGTAACTGCAAACTCCAAGCTGGTCATTATCACGGCTGAGACACATCAGCAAGAGGGAGAAAGCCGTCTTAATTTGGTCCAGCATAACGTGAACATCTTTAAATTCATCATTCTTAATGTAAAATACAGCCCGAACTGCAAGTTGCTTATTGTTTCAAATCCAGTGGATATCTTGACCTACGTGGCTTGGAAGATAAGTGGTTTTCCCAAAAAACGTGTTATTGGAAGTGGTTGCAATCTGGATTCAGCCCGATTCCGTTACCTGATGGGGGAAAGGCTGGGAGTTCACCCATTAAGCTGTCATGGGTGGATCCTTGGGGAACATGGAGATTCCAGTGTGCCTgtatggagtggaatgaatgttGCTGGTGTCTCCCTGAAGACTCCGCACCCAGATTTAGAGACTGATAAAGATAAGGAACAGTGGAAAGAGGTTCACAAACAGGTGGTTGAGAGTGCTTATGAGGAGATCAAACTCAAAGGCTACACATCCTGGGCCATTGGACTCTCTGTAGCAGATTTGGCAGAGAGTATAATGAAGGATCTTAGGCAGGTGTACCCAGTTTTCACCATGATTAAGGGTCTCTATGGAATAAAGGATGATGTCTTCCTTAGAGTTCCTTGCATTTTGGGACAGAATGGAATCTCAGACCTTGTGAAGGTGACTCTGACTCCTGAGGAAGAGGCCTGTTTGAAGAAGAGTGCAGATACACTTTGGGGGATCCAAAAAGAGCTGCAATTTTAA